From the genome of Penaeus chinensis breed Huanghai No. 1 chromosome 37, ASM1920278v2, whole genome shotgun sequence, one region includes:
- the LOC125045530 gene encoding UDP-glucosyltransferase 2-like: MRAILCLTLLAAALAEGSRVLMVLPLGSASHKNILTPLAERLAQRGHQVTFASLHASAAPANGSALPYTDLVAADAWDVVRKVTGGFDVFRMREAAGGRDVNAQVMKKVVRHLPEYCDAFLRDPALQAAWAARPDLVLLPAFMNECGLAFVHKFKAPFIYVTTSGLTPWTADLLGNPENPAYVPNQYLPYDAHMTLWQRTLNTLVRFISPYLRSQLVLSRLDGVVQRFLGDPTVSLSELEKNVSLVLVNSHYSLGHPRPLLPNVVEVGAMHCRPARALQDAPLRRFLDTSDAPAVFFSLGSAIRSEQLPASVRDTLVRAFARLPYRVLWKWEGAAVPGLPANVLTRPWFPQQDVLGHERVRAFLTHGGLSSMQEAVYHGVPVVGLPLMSDQHLNVRQAVTLGLGRELTLETLTEDDLVEAITAVVEDEGFRTRVHTRSLMLRDQETTPLERAVYWSEHVMRYGGAPHLQSAAASMPLYQYLLLDVVAVLAVAAVAALLLLRWAVVALARAALRTSKRLCLRLLAAVREHAKVE, translated from the exons ATGAGAGCCATTTTGTGTCTCACGCTCCTGGCGGCCGCCCTTGCGGAGGGCTCCCGGGTGCTGATGGTGCTGCCCCTGGGCTCCGCCTCCCACAAGAACATCCTGACGCCCCTAGCCGAGAGGCTGGCCCAGCGAGGACACCAGGTCACCTTCGCCTCCCTCCACGCTTCCGCCGCCCCCGCCAACGGCTCCGCGCTGCCCTACACCGACCTGGTCGCCGCCGACGCCTGGGACGTCGTGCGCAAGGTGACCGGGGGCTTCGACGTGTTCCGGATGCGCGAGGCCGCCGGCGGCAGGGACGTCAACGCGCAGGTCATGAAGAAGGTGGTGCGCCACCTGCCCGAGTACTGCGACGCCTTCCTGCGGGACCCCGCGCTGCAGGCCGCCTGGGCCGCGCGCCCCGACCTGGTGCTGCTGCCCGCCTTCATGAACGAGTGCGGCCTGGCCTTCGTGCACAAGTTCAAGGCGCCCTTCATCTACGTCACCACCTCCGGCCTGACGCCGTGGACGGCCGACCTGCTGGGCAACCCCGAGAACCCCGCCTACGTGCCCAACCAGTACCTGCCCTACGACGCCCACATGACGCTGTGGCAGCGCACACTGAACACCCTCGTAAG GTTCATCAGCCCGTACCTCCGGAGCCAGCTGGTGCTGAGCCGCCTCGACGGCGTGGTCCAGCGGTTCCTGGGCGACCCCACAGTGTCCCTGTCCGAGCTGGAGAAGAACGTGTCGCTGGTGCTGGTCAACTCGCACTACTCGCTGGGCCATCCCCGCCCGCTGCTGCCCAACGTGGTGGAGGTGGGCGCCATGCACTGCCGGCCCGCTCGCGCCCTCCAGGACGCCCCGCTGCGCCGCTTCCTCGACACCTCCGACGCGCCTGCAGTCTTCTTCAGTCTGGGCTCTGCCATCCGCAGTGAGCAACTGCCGGCGTCCGTGCGGGACACCCTGGTGCGGGCCTTCGCGCGGCTGCCGTACCGCGTGCTGTGGAAGTGGGAGGGCGCCGCCGTGCCCGGCCTGCCGGCCAACGTGCTGACCCGCCCCTGGTTCCCCCAGCAGGACGTGCTGGGCCACGAGCGCGTGCGCGCCTTCCTGACCCACGGCGGCCTGTCGTCCATGCAGGAGGCCGTGTACCACGGCGTGCCCGTCGTCGGCCTGCCGCTCATGAGCGACCAGCACCTGAACGTGCGCCAGGCGGTGACCCTCGGCCTGGGGCGCGAGCTCACCCTCGAGACCTTGACGGAGGACGACCTGGTGGAAGCCATCACGGCCGTGGTGGAGGACGAGGGTTTccgcacgcgcgtgcacacgcgCTCACTCATGCTGCGCGACCAGGAGACCACGCCCCTAGAGCGCGCCGTGTACTGGAGCGAGCACGTGATGCGCTACGGCGGCGCCCCGCACCTGCAGTCCGCCGCGGCCTCCATGCCGCTCTACCAGTACCTCCTGCTGGACGTGGTCGCCGTGCTGGccgtcgccgccgtcgccgcgCTCCTGCTGCTGCGCTGGGCCGTCGTGGCCCTCGCGCGCGCTGCCCTGAGGACCTCCAAGCGGCTGTGCCTGAGGCTCCTCGCCGCGGTCAGAGAGCACGCCAAGGTGGAGTGA